The genome window ACCACCATCATTCGTATATGTTTAGCAGTAATCGTGAATTTAGATAGTGGGGTCATAAAATGGCAAAAGATTATTTTTGGGTAAAAGAACAAGCAGATGGTACTAAACGTGTCGGCTTAAACGATGAAGGCCGTGATGAGTTAGGAGAAGTAAGTTTCATCGATGTACCGGCAGTAGGGACAACCTTGAAACAAGCTGATAAGTTTATTGCGGTTGAAGCAGAAAAAGCAGTTACCGATGTGGATAGCCCCATTGATGGTAAGATTACCAAATTAAATGAAGCTATTATTGATGATCCGGCTGGATTAAATTCAAGCGATATGGAAAAAAACTGGATTGTTGAAGTTAAATAAAAATTAGGGGACTAGGATTAAGGCCACTTGATTCTAGTCTCCTATTGTTAGTGTAAGATTTTCATAGGTTGGATGAATAATTCATCTGGTCGTGGAAATCTTTTTTGTAGACCAATTTACTTATTTACAAAAAAAGAAAAGACCAGTAGCCTTTAGTGTGTCGAATACTAAGCAAAGGCAGGTCTTTCCTCATGGATATTTTAACAGAAATCGAGCAGAATTTGGTGAAATCAGGCAGTTTATTTGAAGCTGAACAGATTATTTTAAAAGGGGTATTGGAGTTAGGACAAGTAATCATGCAAAACTTTTTGGAAAGCTTAGATCGAAGCTTAAAGTCCCAAGCTCCAGCGAACTATCAAGTAATCAATAAACAGCCACGGACGCTTAATTTTATCTTTGGCCCGGTGACTTTTCAACGACGGTATTATCAGGCTGGGACAAAGAAACGTGAATTTTACTTAGACCAACAATTAAAAATTAAACCACGTCGTCGTTTATCGCCACACTACTTAATGATGATGGCTAAGATTGCCCAAACAACTACAATGCGCAATACTGCCGACATTTTGAACCTTGTATTTGACAGCGGAATTACTGCCGATTCGGTAATGCACGCCGTGCATGAGTTAGGAAATCAGGTAGCTAAACAAACTCAAGCAAAAGAACACCAAGCTACTCCTCGCCATATGCCTAAAAATTTAACTATTGAGGGTGATGCCTTTATGATTAAAGGTAAAAAAGAAGCAGGTCAGCTGACTCTTGTGCACCATTATCGGGTTTATGAGCGAGTAGCTAATCAAATCATTAATCGGCATGACTTTCTCAGTGTTGGGCACCAAGGACGGCTTGAAGCACGACTAAGTGATTATTTAGACCGCCATTATAAGCTTGCCGGTCAAACGATCTTTTTGGCCAGTGACGCTGGCCCAGGTTACGAACCAGCTAAGCTATTAAGTCTAGTTCCTCAAGGTGCACATGGTGAATACTTTCTCGACCGCTATCATTGTTTACAGAAAATTGAACATACTTTAGGCCGGCACAACGAATTAGCCATGCGAGCAATTAAAGCCGTTCGTCATCATGATCAAGCAGAGCTAACAATAATTTTAGATACTTATGAATCACAAAACCTAACGGAAAAACAAGCAGACGACCTAATGCGTTTAAGAAAGTATCTACAGCGAAATTGGCGGTATATCCTCTCACCACAAATGCGTGGATTTAAGGATATTCATTTAATTGGTTCAGTCGAAAGTTCTCACCGGGCTTTTACTTACCGGATGAAGAAACAGGGCAAGTCATGGACTAAGCAGGGGGCTAAAGCCATGATTGGTTTAATTGAAGCCCGAATGAATGGTGAACTGCAAGCTAGTTTAAATACAATCCTAGAACAATTAACAGTTCTTCCTCGAGTGGCTCAAACCAGCCTATTACAGGAAATGCATATTCGAACTGGAGAGTTTCTAAGAAAGGCACCGACAAAGCCGTCAATTGGAGTAGTACAAGGAATAATTCCGATTAATACGGCCACAAGTAGACCAATAGGACAACTTTTTAAGGCACTAACCCACTAAAACTGTATATTTAAAGGCTACCTATGAAAACTTGACAGATACTCTCCTATTTTAGTATTGGCGGATCTTTCCAGTTCATGTTATACTTAAGGTTCTAGGAAAACGGCTAAGATAAAAATATTTAAGGTGGTATTTATTATGACCCAAAAATTACACATCGCTTTATTATTTGGTGGCAACTCCTCTGAACATGATGTGTCAAAGCGATCAGCACATAATATCTATGATGCTCTTGATAAGGAAAAGTATGATGTAAGTCTTTTTATGTTTACAAAGGATGGAATTCTATTAGGCAATGAGGATTCCCAAAAGATCTTTGATGGCGAACCTGAAGACCAAGTGGTAGCGGAAGCATATCAAAAGATGGATATGAGTAGTCCATTAGCACCAATTATGGCCTTAAACGAACAAAAGGAAATTGATTTCTTCTTCCCTGTTATCCATGGTAATTTAGGTGAAGATGGTACAATTCAAGGTCTCTTTAAGCTCCTTAATAAGCCATACGTTGGTTCAAATATTGCAGCTAGTGCGATGTCTTTTGACAAGGACCTTACTAAGAAGATTATTAGTCAAGCTGGTATTCGCAACACCCCTTATGTAGTAGTTACGCCAGAAAACCAGGCTGACTATTCATGGGGACGGATTGAAGAAAAATTAGGCAATCTCACTTTTGTAAAGCCAGCTAAGCAAGGTTCCTCCGTTGGAATTCATCGAGTTACTAACGCTGAAGAATACGAAAAAGCATTAGACGATGCCTTTAAGTATGACTACAAGATCTTAGTAGAACAAGGAATCGCTAATCCTCAAGAAATTGAGATTTCAATCTTAGGAAATGAACACCCAATTGCCTCTAAGTTAGGAGCTGTACGTGTACCTAAGGATGATCCATTCTATGATTATGAAAACAAATTTGTGGATGCCAGTGGAGTTGTTTTTGAACTTCCTGTTAAATTACCACAATACTTAGTTGATGAAATTACAGACATGGCTTTGAAGGCATACAAGGCATTAGGAATGAAGGGGATGGCTCGGATTGACTTTTTAGTTGACAGCAATAATGTCCCTTATCTTGGTGAACCAAATACTTTACCAGGATTTACTAACATTAGTTTGTATCCTCAAATGTGGGAAGTTTCTGGGATTTCATATTCCGACTTGATTGATCGGCTAATTCAATTAGGATTACAAGAATTTGAACGAAACAGTAAGATTAAGTACGATTTCCGTAAGCTTGGTACCGAACGTGTTGGTCAAAAGAAATATAACGAAGACTAAAGAATAATTATTTGATGGTTAGGATGTTGTGAGTACAATGTGCTAACTATTTTTATTATTAAACTCATAATAGAAAGTAAATGTTATCGTAATGGTATAAAATCTGTGGTTTAGTATTGCAGTAAGAACAATTTATAATATAATGAAGATACGCAGTTTTTGTAAGTATTAGACTGGCCTACAGTCACGCTACTTGCAGTACTTTATAACCATCGCGGGGGTGACTGTGAAGATGGTTATAAGCATTTATTTTTTATAAAATTTATTGCATTTTAAGCATAAAAATAGTATTGATTTATTTTTGGTCTATAATAAAAGACCTAAGTAAAACCAAAGTAATTTTTGTTGCTAATGGTGTATAATACGATTGGCAATGGTACAGTTCATAGAGTACATAATTTATATTCAACAATTATGATTAAGGAAGGTAAACAATGAGACTCCGAGGAGACGTATTAAAACAAATTCGTCGCAAGCGTGGATTGTCCCAAACGGCTTTAGCTGAAGGGATTTGTACTCAAGCGACAATCAGCCTAATGGAAAAACAAAATCGATTACCCAAAATGGATATTTTAACGGCAATATGTGAACGCTTAAATATTTCTTCTGATCGAATTGTCGAAAATGAAGTTAGTGGAATTAATGAAACATTCAACCAAATCGTTGATAATTTGATTTCACGCAATTTTGAAGATGCTTCAGCGCTTTTGAAGAAGGTTCATGTAAAAAATCTAGAAAGTGATTTTGATAAACAACGTTACTACTATCTAGTAGGAATGGTTCAAGTTGAAAATAATCAAATTGATGAAGCCATTTTTAATTTTGAACTTGTTTTAACTCAATTTGCTACTACTAGTGCTAATATTTATTTAGCCATGACAACTGCAGGAATGGCACTTGCTTACTTAAAACGTGGTGATAAAGAACGGGCAGCACGGTTAACTAACCGGTCTGTAAAACTGATTGACAATAAAAAATTGATTGGGAGCCTTCATCAATGGGCATCAATTGATTGTCAAATTGCAGCATTATATCTTCAACTTGAAGACCCTGATAACGCTATTGAAGTTGCTAATAAGGGAATTGAACTTTGTCGGGAACATGATTCATTATTCTTATTAGATGAATTATATCTTTGTATAGGTCGTAGCTACATCCTAAAGAACGACAAAGAAGAAGCTAAAAAAGCATTAAAGATTGCTGAAAGTCTTAGCATTGCTCGTAATGGATCAGTAGCAGAAGATACAATTCTATTAGAGTTAAAGAATTTAGAAATTTAATTGATATGCGTAACTGAAAAACGAAGCTGAGAGATGGTTGATATGTCTCAGCTTCGTTTTTTAGTATAAATTTAAATATTTATCCGTACAAATAATTAATAAAAACTTAATTGATTATTAAAGACTAATTCCAGTTTATGTGCATTAAACGAGAATTAGTCTTTTTTGGTAGTAAAAAAATAAAAATATTTTTCACATGCATAACTGCTTCTAAATACAAGATAGACATGAAATTGTTAAATGTATAAAATGCTTTTTCACAATTGGTTATGATTATTTTTAAATAATTCGCTTGATTTATCCGTACAAATATTTTATAGTAATAATTGTTCAATGAAAGCGCGTTCATGTTCATGAAAAACTACTACTTTTTAATTTTTAAGGAGGATGAATGTAATGGCTAAAGCCGAGAAGAAAATATCAAGTGCATTTATCTACTTCTTCGGATCATTTGGGGGCATCCTATTTGGTTACGATATCGGTGTTATGACTGGTGCCTTACCTTTCTTACAAGCTGATTGGCACCTTGAAAATGCAGCTTCTCTCGTTGGTTGGATTACTTCAGCAGTTATGTTTGGGGCAATCTTCGGGGGCGCATTAGCCGGACAGCTTTCTGATAAGTTTGGTCGGCGGAAAATGATTTTAATGTCTGCGATTGTATTCATGGTATTCTCCGTTTTATCTGGTGTTTCACCAGACATGGGCGAAGCAAGTGCCTATTATCTGATTATTGTTCGGATGCTTTTAGGTTTAGCGGTTGGGGCTGCCTCAGCCTTGGTACCAGCTTATATGTCCGAAATGGCACCAGCTAAAGCGCGTGGACGTTTATCTGGACTTAACCAAACAATGATTGTTTCCGGAATGTTATTGTCATATGTTGTTGACTTCCTATTGAAAGACCTTCCTGGTGAATGGGCATGGCGTCTTATGTTAGGATTGGCAGCTGTTCCTGCTTTAATCTTATTCCTTGGTGTTCTTCGTTTGCCAGAATCTCCACGGTTCTTATTGCGTAAAGGTGATGAAGCACAAGCACGGAAAGTTCTTTCTTACATTCGTAAAAATCCAGCTGAGATTGACCAAGAATTAGCAAGTATTAAAGAAACTGCTAAAGAAGAGCGACAAGCAAATCAAAAGACAAGTTGGTCAACCTTATTCAGTGGCAAGTATCGTTACCTAGTTATTGCTGGGGTTGGGGTTGCAGCCTTCCAACAATTCCAAGGTGCAAACGCGATCTTCTACTACATTCCATTAATTGTTCAAAAAGCAACTGGCCAAGCTGCATCTTCAAACTTAATGTGGCCAATTGTTCAAGGGGTTATTTTAGTTGTTGGTTCCCTGGTTTACATGTGGATTGCTGATAAATTTAACCGGCGGACATTGTTGATGGTTGGTGGTGCTGTCATGGGACTTTCTTTCATTCTTCCAGCCGTTATTAATTGGATGATGCCAAATATGAATCCGATGACAATTGTTGTGTTCTTATGTATCTATGTTGCTTTCTACTCCTTCACATGGGCTCCGTTAACATGGGTGCTTGTTGGTGAAATCTTCCCACTAGCTATCCGGGGTCGTGCCTCTGGTTTAGCTTCATCATTTAACTGGATTGGATCATGGTTAGTTGGTCTTATCTTCCCAATTATGACGGCAAGTATGCCACAAGAAGCTGTTTTTGCGATCTTCGGAATTATCTGTATCTTAGGAGTTCTCTTT of Limosilactobacillus reuteri subsp. reuteri contains these proteins:
- a CDS encoding sugar porter family MFS transporter, producing MNVMAKAEKKISSAFIYFFGSFGGILFGYDIGVMTGALPFLQADWHLENAASLVGWITSAVMFGAIFGGALAGQLSDKFGRRKMILMSAIVFMVFSVLSGVSPDMGEASAYYLIIVRMLLGLAVGAASALVPAYMSEMAPAKARGRLSGLNQTMIVSGMLLSYVVDFLLKDLPGEWAWRLMLGLAAVPALILFLGVLRLPESPRFLLRKGDEAQARKVLSYIRKNPAEIDQELASIKETAKEERQANQKTSWSTLFSGKYRYLVIAGVGVAAFQQFQGANAIFYYIPLIVQKATGQAASSNLMWPIVQGVILVVGSLVYMWIADKFNRRTLLMVGGAVMGLSFILPAVINWMMPNMNPMTIVVFLCIYVAFYSFTWAPLTWVLVGEIFPLAIRGRASGLASSFNWIGSWLVGLIFPIMTASMPQEAVFAIFGIICILGVLFVKTCVPETRGHTLEEIEEQGTNHGRVKASNPEN
- a CDS encoding D-alanine--D-alanine ligase family protein; this encodes MTQKLHIALLFGGNSSEHDVSKRSAHNIYDALDKEKYDVSLFMFTKDGILLGNEDSQKIFDGEPEDQVVAEAYQKMDMSSPLAPIMALNEQKEIDFFFPVIHGNLGEDGTIQGLFKLLNKPYVGSNIAASAMSFDKDLTKKIISQAGIRNTPYVVVTPENQADYSWGRIEEKLGNLTFVKPAKQGSSVGIHRVTNAEEYEKALDDAFKYDYKILVEQGIANPQEIEISILGNEHPIASKLGAVRVPKDDPFYDYENKFVDASGVVFELPVKLPQYLVDEITDMALKAYKALGMKGMARIDFLVDSNNVPYLGEPNTLPGFTNISLYPQMWEVSGISYSDLIDRLIQLGLQEFERNSKIKYDFRKLGTERVGQKKYNED
- a CDS encoding helix-turn-helix domain-containing protein, whose protein sequence is MRLRGDVLKQIRRKRGLSQTALAEGICTQATISLMEKQNRLPKMDILTAICERLNISSDRIVENEVSGINETFNQIVDNLISRNFEDASALLKKVHVKNLESDFDKQRYYYLVGMVQVENNQIDEAIFNFELVLTQFATTSANIYLAMTTAGMALAYLKRGDKERAARLTNRSVKLIDNKKLIGSLHQWASIDCQIAALYLQLEDPDNAIEVANKGIELCREHDSLFLLDELYLCIGRSYILKNDKEEAKKALKIAESLSIARNGSVAEDTILLELKNLEI
- a CDS encoding glycine cleavage system protein H gives rise to the protein MAKDYFWVKEQADGTKRVGLNDEGRDELGEVSFIDVPAVGTTLKQADKFIAVEAEKAVTDVDSPIDGKITKLNEAIIDDPAGLNSSDMEKNWIVEVK
- a CDS encoding ISLre2-like element ISLre2 family transposase, translating into MDILTEIEQNLVKSGSLFEAEQIILKGVLELGQVIMQNFLESLDRSLKSQAPANYQVINKQPRTLNFIFGPVTFQRRYYQAGTKKREFYLDQQLKIKPRRRLSPHYLMMMAKIAQTTTMRNTADILNLVFDSGITADSVMHAVHELGNQVAKQTQAKEHQATPRHMPKNLTIEGDAFMIKGKKEAGQLTLVHHYRVYERVANQIINRHDFLSVGHQGRLEARLSDYLDRHYKLAGQTIFLASDAGPGYEPAKLLSLVPQGAHGEYFLDRYHCLQKIEHTLGRHNELAMRAIKAVRHHDQAELTIILDTYESQNLTEKQADDLMRLRKYLQRNWRYILSPQMRGFKDIHLIGSVESSHRAFTYRMKKQGKSWTKQGAKAMIGLIEARMNGELQASLNTILEQLTVLPRVAQTSLLQEMHIRTGEFLRKAPTKPSIGVVQGIIPINTATSRPIGQLFKALTH